Part of the Pseudomonas chlororaphis genome, TCCCTTCCGGGGTCTGCTCGGTGATGTAGACGAAACGCGACTGGAACAGTTTGACCAGTTTTGCCCGCAGGTCACCGAGTACAAACAACGCATGCATGTCCAGATTACTTACTGCCAAGGAAACATCCCCATCTTTGAAAACGGCCCGCCCGCTAAAAGGACGGACCACGAGAACCCGTGCCGACTGTAGTGTCGCAATGGACCTGTCTTTGAAATTCGAAATGAACGGCGCACCCCATCCCCGGCCGAGAGCAGACTAAAGGTTGCCGCGCTCGCCGTCTTTCCCGAGGGGGCGTCAGAGGCTGAAGGAAAACGCCACGCTGAGCATCGGAAAAGTGGGACGACTAACTTTAGGGAAATTTCTCACTTAGAAAAGCATTTTTCTGACATCGAGCCCAAAAAAAATTGCTTTAGATAGGCGCAGCCGTCTACACGACACTGCCGATTCTAGAGCAGCCGAAGGCGTGGAGACTACTCGCAGCACTCGACAATTCGTCGGTAAACCATAGAAAAGGAATTCGCATGGCTACTTTCATCCCGCTCCGGCCCCCTATCGTCCCTTGTGTCGTCGACACAGCCGATACCTTCGACGGTGTCGATTACCTGCCCATTTCGTTGATTCAACCGCGTTATCGAGTTGTCCTGGCCGGAAAGTGTTTCTTTCACATTGAAGAAATATCAACTGGGCGTGTAAGAGGTTTCCGCACCGACCATAACGAGGCCTGCTACCTGGCCAGGCGTCTCGAACAGAGTGCTTGAAGGCCTGATGTCGATCGAACTCCTGGCGCTCGCTTGTCTCTGATAGAAAGAAGCAACCCAGGCGTCATGACGGCGCCCGCCAAAGGAGAACCCCATGGAACAGCCTTCCCACGAGCTCAGTACCCTGTTCGACCAACTCGGCCTGCCCTCGGACGGTAAAGCCATCGACGATTTCATCGTGGCCCACCCGCTGGCACCGGAGATCAAGCTGGTGGAGGCCGACTTCTGGTCGGATCAGCAGAAAGCCCTGCTGCGTGAATGGCTGCTGGCCGACGGCGAAGAGGCGGTCCTGGTGGACCAACTGAACGTGCGTTTGCACGACGGTAAATAACCTAGAGGCCATCGGTTGAGCCCCCTGTGGCGAGGGGATTTATCCCCGTTGGGCTGCGTAGCAGCCCCTAGGTCACACATTGCGGCGTATCAGGTCGGCTGCAACCAGCCTTTTTGGGGCTGCCTCGCAGCCCAACGGGGATAAATCCCCTCGCCACGGGGTTTTGCGTTTATTCAATAGAGTGAACGTCAACGCGCCTTCTCAGGCTTGTAACCCAACCGCAACCCACCCCAATGACGGCCCTTGACCATGATCGGTACGGAGAGGTCGTGCATCAGTTCGCCCGTGTCGCGGGTGTAGGTCTGCAACAGCACCGGTTGCTGGTGACTGCCGCAGCGGATGCCGGTGCGGTCGGAGAACTTGCGCTTGGTGCGGTTGTTCAGGGTGTCCACCTGGGGATCGCCGGTCAACGGCTGGCTGAACACCTTGTTGTGGGTCGGCACATAGCCTTGCTGGGTGCAGGCGATCGCGAAGACCAGGCCTTCGTGCCGGGCGAGCAACGGTTCCTGGATCGGCGGCAGCACTTGGTCGGTGTAGCGGTCGAAGCGGGTCTGGAACTTGGCGGGCTGGGTATTGGGTATGGCCTGGTAGTTGCGGTCGAACAGGTCATCCAGACTGACGCGGCCCTGGTCGATATCGGCCTCGAACTGCGCGGCAATCTGGCTCGCCCCTTCCCGTGCCAGGTCATAGACGCGCTGGTGATAGTCATCGAGGCCCACCTCGGCCAGGCGTTCGCTGATGGATTCGGCCTGGCCTTCCATCTGCACCGCTGCCTCGGCCAGGCGCTGGGTCTGCTGGTCGCTGATGGACAGGTCGCCGCGCATTTGCTCGATGGCATGGAACAGGCTGTCGAGCTGCTCGCGGTTGGCGTCGGTGCCCTGGGCAATGGCGCCGACCTGGGTTTCCACGCCTTCGGCGAGCCGGGCAATGTTCTCCAGGTGCTGGCCGGTGTGCTCGACCTGCTGCACGCCGCTGTCCAGGTCATCGGCCAGTTGACGGATCTGCTCCACCACCTGGGCCGTGCGCTGCTGGATGTCCGCGACCATCACCCCAACCTCGCCGGTCGCCGCCGCGGTACGTCCGGCCAAGCCGCGGACTTCATCAGCCACCACCGCAAATCCGCGGCCGTGCTCACCGGCCCGTGCCGCTTCGATGGCCGCGTTCAGCGCCAGCAGGTTGGTCTGGCTGGCAATCGACTGGATCACCAGGCTGACCCGCTGGATTTCATCGCTGCGCACGCTCAAGGCTTCGATCAACTCGCGACTGTCGTTGGCCCGCTGGCTGAGCTGGTGCATGCGACTGATGGACTCCACCAGCTCGCTGCGCCCGGCCACGCTGCTGCGATGGGCCTCGCTGGCGGCGCCCAGGGCTTGCTGGCTGAGGTGTGAAGTCGCCTGTTCGGTGGCAATCATCGATTCGGCGTTGCTGACGATCCGCGCCGCCGCATCGAGTTGCGACTGGACCTTGCCGGCCAGTTGCTTGACCGAATAGGCGACACCGGCGGCCGACAGCGCGTTATGACTGGTGGTGTAGGACAAGTCGCGAGTCAGCTCGGACAGCCGGTCGGTCGCCGGCGCCTGGACCGTGGCCACCCGCGAGCGCAGGCGCGGCAACCAGACGATGAGCATCACCAACGGCAGGCCCAGGTACAGCGACCAGCCGCCCAGGGTCATGCCACACAACAGCAAGGTCAGGGCAAGGCTCTGCAAGGTCGGCGTCAGCCAGCGTGCCAGGCCTTTCGTCACCGGTACCGAGGCCGGCACCGCACCCGCCAGAGATCCTTCTGTCGCCATGTTCGTCACCCACGCTTATCGTTGTTATGAGCGCATTAAACGCCACTATGGGGCCATTATCCATGGTCCATTAGTCGCGGTTCTTGCATCAGGTCAACGGCAGGGAGGGTGAGATATTGAGCGAAGATCGCAACCTGCGGTGCGCGGTTGCGATCTTTCAAGAGGCGGGATCAGGCCTGGCGCTGGTGCTTGTCGATCTGCTCGTGGCGTTCCTGGGCTTCGATGCAATACTTGGTGGTCGGGCTGATCAGCAGGCGCTTGAGGCCGATAGGCTCGCCGCTGTCGTCGCACCAGCCGAAGCTGTCATCGTTGATGCGGTCCAGGGCCTGCTCCAGTTGCGGCAGCATGCGCTGGTCACGGTCAATGGCGTTGACCAGCCAGGTGCGCTCTTCTTCTACGGAAGCAGCGTCGGCCGGGTCAGCCGGGGTGTCCAGGCTCTCAATGGCGATTCGGTTCTGTTCGATGCGCTCGTGGGTTTCGACTTTCATGTTCTGCAACAGCTTGGTGAAGAAAGCCAGTTGCTCGGCGTTCATGTAGTCATCCGCCGGCATGGCCAGCAACTTTTCCTTTGTCATTGATATCTCTATAAAAAAACGTGCATTAAGGCGAATTATGGAGCGTCCCGCAGCGCAGCTGCCACGCTCGTCAGGAAGGCGCCGTCTATTCCAAGCGCCACCCGGCACTCAATTTACGAGGGGCGGCAGTCTAAGGCCGAGTGGAGGCCCCAGCAACCGAAAACATAGGGAAAATGTCCGACAACCCCTAGAAATGTTCTCTGACACGCTTTCGGCGGTCATCGGAGTGCGTTTATAACAAGAAATTCGCTGCAATGGCTGTATTAAGAAGACAAATGGCAACGCCACGCGGGTCAGGCGTGGCGCTTTGTCGCATTACAAGGCTGTTTAACGCTTGAGCTTGCGTTTGTTGCGGTACTGGTCGATGACCACGGCCACCACAATGATCAGCCCCTTGATGATGTCCTGGATGTAGGCGTCGACACCGACAAAGGTGAACCCACTGGCCATCACCCCGAGAATCAGCGCCCCGATCACCGTCCCGGTGATGCGCCCTACTCCGCCCGCCAGGCTGGTGCCACCGATCACTGCCGCCGCGATCGCGTCCAGCTCATAGGACATGCCCATGCCCGCCTGCCCGGTCGCCGCCCGCGCCGAGGCCACCACCCCGGCCAACCCTGCCAGCAGCCCGGCGATGCTGTAGACGATCACCAGGTGGCGCTTGACGTTGATGCCCGAGGTGCGCGCCGCCTGCATGTTGCCGCCGATGGCGTAGGTGTACTTGCCGTACTTGGTGTAACGCAGGGCGATGTGGAAGATCACCGCCACCACCAGGAAAATGATCACCGGCATCGCGCCATGGCCGATGGCCGTGTAGGAGTCCGACAACATGCTCACCGGCTGGCCTTCGGTGTAGTAGCGCGCCAGGCCACGGGCCGAGACCATCATGCCGAGGGTGGCAATGAACGGCGGGATGCCGGTGATGGCGATGATGCTGCCGTTGATTGCCCCGGCCAACAGCCCGACACCGAGCCCGGCCACCACCGGGATCCACGCCGGCAGGTCGGTCAGCGAGGGGAACACCGCCCGGGCGAAGTCCGACGTCTGGGCCAGGCTGGCGGCAATCATTGCCGACAGCGCCAGCACCGAGCCGGACGACAGGTCGATACCGGTGGTGATGATCACCTGGGTCACACCGATGGCCAGCAGGCCGATGATCGACACCTGCAGGATCATCAGCACCAGTCGCTGGGAGTTCATCAAAAAGCTCTGGTCACGCATGATCCAGCCGAACAGCTCGAACACCAGGCCGATGCCGATCAGCACCAGGAAGATGCTCAGTTCCGTCGGCAGGCGTCGGCGCGTCCTGGCCGGTGCGGCGGCGGGTTTGTTTTCCAGTATTGCGTTCATAGCCATTCACCTTTTTTTGTTCTTTGGCGAGGGGGTATTGCTTTTGGGTGTAGCCCCCTGAAAACGGGACCGCTTCGCGGCCCAGCGGGAGCAAGCTCCCTCGCCACAATTGCGCTCGACTTTGTGTTTTGAACGGGCTGCATCAGGACAGGCCCGACGCCAGTTGCATGACCCGTTCCTGACTCGCCTCGCTGCGGTCGAGGGTGCCCATCAGATCGCCTTCGTGCATCACCATGACCCGGTCGCTCATGCCCAGCACTTCCGGCAGCTCGGACGAAATCATGATCACCGCCATGCCTTCGCTGGCCAGGTAGGCGATAAGCCGGTAGATCTCTGCCTTGGCGCCGACGTCGATGCCACGGGTCGGTTCGTCGAGAATCAGGATGCGTGGGTTGGTCATCAGCCAGCGGGCCAAGAGCGCCTTTTGCTGGTTGCCACCGGACAAGGTGTCGATGCACTGTTCCAGCGACGGCGTCTTGACCCGCAGCTTCTTGCACATGTCTTCGCACAGGGCGCGCAGGGCCTTCTGCTGGATGAAACCGTTGCCGACGTAATGGGGCAGCACGGCCATCTCCATGTTTTCCAGCACCGACAGGCACGGGAACAGGCCACTGAGCTTGCGATCCTCGGTCAACAGGGCGAAGCCTTTCTCGATGGCCATGTGCGGGTCGCTGATGCGCACCGGCTGGTCGTCCAGCAGGATTTCACCGCCCGTCGCCGGCGTGATGCCGAAAATCGCCTCGGCCACGTTGGTCCTGCCCGACCCCATCAACCCGGCGATGCCGAGGATCTCGCCGGCGTGCAGGTCGAAGGACACGCCCTTGAAAATACCGTCCAGGCTCAGGTCGCGCACCGACAGTACACGCTCGCCGATGGGTTTTTCCCGCACCGGGAACAACTGGCTCAGCTCACGCCCGACCATCATCGAGATCAGGCTGTCGCCGTCCATGCTGTCGGCCCGTTGCAGGCCGATGTAGGCGCCGTCGCGAAACACCGCCACTTCATCGGCGATGGCGAACACTTCATTCATTTTATGGGTGATGTAGATGATGCCCTTACCCTCGGCCTTGAGGTCGGCAATGATCGAGAACAGGTGGGCCACTTCCGTTTCGGTGATGGCCGACGTCGGCTCGTCCATGATCAGAACGTCCGAGTCATAGGACACGGCCTTGGCGATCTCGACCATCTGTCGCTCGGCGATGCTCAGGTTGCCCACTTGTTCCTCGGGGTCGAGGTTGATACGCAGGCGCTCCAGCAACCGGGCGGTGCAGCGATGCATCTCGCCATGGTCGATCATGTGCAGGCCGTTGAGTTGCTCGCGGCCGATCCAGATGTTCTCGGCGATGCTCATGTGCGGCATCAGGTTGAGTTCCTGGTGGATCATCGCGATCCCGGCCTGCAAGGCCGCCAGGGGTGTGTCGAACGTCACCGGCCTGCCCCGCAGGCGCAGTTCACCCGCGTCGGGCTGGTAAATGCCGGCGATGATTTTCATCAGGGTGGATTTGCCGGCGCCGTTCTCGCCCATCAGGGCCAACACGGAGCCTGGACGTACCCGCAGTTGCACATCGGACAGGGCCACCACGCCGGGAAAGCCTTTGCTGACATTGACGACTTCCAGCAGATACGGTTCGTCAGGTATTACGCCCGGCTGGACACTCATCGCCGGGGTGCTCGAAGCAGTCGCTGAAGCGAACATGATCAGGTACTCCCTCGGCAAGGTCGATGACGCGACCCTGCCTGCTTATTATTGTGGTGGAACCGCGGGGACGGCAGGCCTCACTTGAACTGGTCGACGTTTTCCGGGGTGATCAGGCGATAAGGCACCCACACGGCGGGTTCAACCGGCTGCTTCTTGACCATCTTCACCGCCGTGTCGATCGAGCCGTCGGCCTGCCCTTTGGCGTCCTGGAACACCGAGACAGCCATCTCGCCTTTCTTCACGGCGTTCAGGCCGTCCGGCGTGCCGTCGACCCCGGCGATCAGTACGCTGCCCTTCTCCTTGCCCGCACCCTTGAGGGCCATGGCGGCGCCAATGGCCATTTCGTCGTTGTTGGCGACCACCGCCTGGAATTCGCGGCCCTGGGTCAGCCAGTCATTGACCAGCGTCATGCCCTTGTCCCGCAGCCAGGTGCCCGTCTGCTCCTGCTCGATCTTGATGCCGGGGTACTTGGCCAGCACTTCCTTGACGCCCTTGGTGCGGTTGGTGGTGGAGTTGTTGGCGAGGTCACCGAGCAGGATCACGATGTTGCCCTTGCCGCCCATTTTTTCCGCCAGGTACTGCATCTGCATCCGCCCTGCCTCCAGGTCATCCGAAGCGACGGTGACCACGCCCGCCGGCAGCTTCAGATCGTCGGGGCGCCGGTTGACGTAGACCAGCGGAATGCCGGCGGCCACGGCGGCCTTGGTGATGCGCTGGGTCGCGGCGGTGTCCACCGGGTTGACGATGATGGCGTCGACCTTCTGGCTGATGAAGCTTTCCACCTGGCTCAGCTGCTTGACCACGTCACTGCGCGCGTCTTCGAACTGCAGGCTGACGCCGTCCGGCAGGGACTTGGCTTTCTTGTCCATGGATTCACGCAGGTAGGTCAGCCAGGTGTCATCGAACTGGGACATGCTGACGCCGATCTTCAGGTCCGCCAGGGCTGCGCCGCTGGTGAGCATCAATGACAGGGCCAGCGAGGCGATACGGGTCTTGGTCTTCATGAACGGTCTTTCTCCACTTTTTTGTTGATTTTATGGATAAGGCGTAGCGGATCAGGAACGCGGCAAACGCACGATGGGCGCGCCGGGGATGCAACAGACCACGGCGCCCTTGCGCTGGATGCACAGGGACCCGAAGAGGGATACGACAGAGGACAGGCTTGGCAAGTGAAACGCAGAGCGGCTGAAGGTTTTCATCGACGGTACCTGGCTGTGCTTCTTGTTTTTGTGAAGTCCCCTACCCGTTTAAGACTTGCTTGCTCGGATGGGAACCGGATGTCGGCAACCTGGAAATGACTTTATTGGAAAATATTTTCCATATCAACTTGTTTTAGAATTTTATTCGTTTTTTATTCCATGGCCTACGGGCGGGGACATCACCACCACCTGCCCCTGTTCGGCACTCTGTCGCGCAGCGTCCAGAATGCGCGTGGTCGCCAGGGCATCGCGGGCCTGCACCGGTAACGGCCCGCCCCCTTGCAGGGCACTTTGCAGGCGCTGGTAGAACGTCATCCAGCAACCGCGCTCCGAAGTCACCCGCTCCCGCTCGTTGCCGTGCTCGAACCAGCCCCAGCGCCGATGTTCCTCGGCGCCCCAGCGTTCGCCCGCGCTGGCCGGGCTTAATCCGGCCAGCGCCTGGGCCTCCTGGCCATCCAGGCCGTCGACGGTGTAGCAGCCGTGGGTGCCGCTGACCCGAAAGCGTGGGCGCGGGGCGTTTTGCAGGCAATGGCCGCTCAGGTGTGAAACGACCCCACCGACATGGGTCAGGGACATAAAGAAGCCATTGTCGAAAACCTGGCCGGGCGTTCGGTAATCCAGCTCGGCGTAGACTCGCGCCACCGGCCCGAACAGTTGCAGTGCCTGGTCCACCAGATGGCTGCCGAGGTCGCGCAAGAATCCGCCGCCGCTGCCTTTACCCACCGACGAAGGCGAGTAACGCTCGACACTGGACTCGAAGCGCATGACCTGGCCCAGGGCACCGGAGGCCAGCAATTTGCGCAAGGTCAGGAAGTCCGAATCCCAGCGACGGTTCTGGTACACGCTCAACGGCACCTTGCCCCGCTCGGCCGCCACTACCAGCGCCTCGGCCTCGGCCGCGTCACGGGCAAATGGCTTGTCGCTGACCACCGCCACGCCGTGCTCGATGGCTTGCATCACCACCGCCGGACGACTGTCCAACGGCGTGGACACCACCACCGCGTCGACCCCCGCAGCCACCAATTGCTCAAGCGTGTCAAACGCGCGGGCGTTCGGGTAGTCGCCTGCCAGTTGCGCGCGCCGCTCGGCCGAGCGCGTGACCACGCCGACAAACGTCGCCCCCGGCAAACTGCTGATGAACGGCGCATGAAAAAACCGCCCTCCCTTGCCGTAGCCGACCAGTCCGATTCGCATGAACCCCCCTTGAAAGTCATTGGATAAACATCGACCCTGTGGGAGCGGGCTTGCTCGCGAAGGCGTAGTGTCAGTCGACATCAATGTTGAATGTGCCGCCGTCTTCGCGAGCAAGCCCGCTCCCACAAGGATTGGGGTTAGCCGTAGAAACGCGGGCGCTCAGGCAATTCGATGGGAACGATCTGGCCGCTCTGCTGCGCCTGGATGCAGGCATCGGCCGCCACCGCCGCCGCGAAGCCGTCCCAGGCCGATGGCCCGCCCACCTGGCCGGCGCGCACGCCGTCGATGAAGGCTTGCAGTTCGACGTCGTAAGCGGCGATGAAGCGGTCCTTCCAGTCCATCAGGATCGCGTTGGACAACTTGGCCTCGCTGCGCAGTTGCACCTGGGACGGTTCCGGCAGCTTGGCGATGCCCGTCTCCCCCACCACTTCGCACTGGATGTCGTAGCCGTACTGGCAGTTGACGAACACTTCCACGTCGATGCGGGTGCCCTTGACGGTTTCCAGCAGCACGATCTGCGGGTCACGCAGGTGGGCCAGGGCCTTGCTGGTCTTGCGCGGGAACACCACTTGCACCGAAACGTAGTCATCGGCCAACAGCCAGCGCAGCACATCCAACTCGTGAATCAGCGTGTCGGTGATTGCCATGTCGGTCTTGTAGTTCTCGCCGACCCTGGGGTTGCGGTGGGCACAGTGGAGCATCAGCGGTTCGCCGATCTGACCGTTGTCGATCACCGCCTTGAGGGCCCGGTAGCCTTCGTCGTACGGCCGCATGAAGCCGACCTGTACCAGGCGTGTGCCGTGGGCCACCTCCGCGTCGACGATCCGGCGGCACCCTTGGGCGGTGACCGCCAGGGGCTTTTCGCAAAACACCGGCTTGCCGGCCGCAATCGCCGCCAGCACGTATTCCTCATGGCTCGGGCCCCAGGAAGTGACCAGGATCGCCTCGACATCCGGCGCCTTGATCAGGGCGTGCCCGTCCGGGTAGACCTCGGCGGTCAGGTTCAAATCCGCCACCACCTTCGCCGCCTGGGCAAGGTTGATGTCGGTCACCGCCACCACCTGGCTATTGAGCAACGTCTGGCTGCACCGCCGGATATGGTCCTGGCCAATGGCCCCAGTGCCAATGACGCCCAGTTTCAAAGACATGTGGAACTCCTTATTCGGTTGAGGCAGTTAATATTGGCGAGCTTCGGCCAATCGTTCATTGAGGGCTTTGGCGGCGGCGTCGGTGCGGGCGCTGGTGGACACTTGCGCCACGCCGACCCGCCACCAGGACAGGTAGCTGTGGATCATGGTCTTGGGCAGGACCTTGATGTCGATCAGGGTGGACACGGTCTGCAACCGTGCATCGGCCAGGGCCGCGTGCAGTTCGTCGAGGGTGCGGACCTTGTAGGTCTTGCAGCCGTAGGCCGCAGCGCTCATGGCGAAGTCCACCGGGACGAAACCGCCATCGAGCTTGCCGGTGTCCGGGTTACGGAAACGGAACTCGGTGGCGAAGCTGTCCATGCCGTTGCCCATCTGCAGGTTGTTGATGCAACCGAAGGTCATGTTGTCCAGCAACACCACGTTGATCTTGCGCCGCTCCTGGATCGAGGTGGCCAGCTCCGAATGCAGCATCATGTAGGAGCCATCGCCCACCAGCGCGTACACCTCTTTATCCGGCTCGGCGAGTTTCACCCCCAGCGCCGCATTCACCTCATAGCCCATGCACGAATAACCGTATTCGAGGTGATAGGTGTTCACCCCCTTGCTGCGCCAACTGCGCTGCAAGTCACCGGGCAAGCTGCCGGCGGCGGCGACGATGATCGCGTCATCGGCGAGGCTTTCGTTGAGGGTGCCCAGCACGCGACTCTGGGTCAGGCAGGAGCCGGTGAGTTCGATGAATTCGCGAAACACCGCCGGGTCCAGGTGATCGCGCACTTCCGGGACGAAATCCTCGGCCTGGTAATCGGCCTGGTAGACCCGATCCACCTCGGCGTCCAACCGGGCCTTGGCGTCGGCGACTTGGCCGCCCCATTCGGCGCGGTAGTCGCCGAGCACGCCGGCCAACGCCTCCAGGCCCACGCGCGCGTCGGCCAGCAGTTGCACGCCGTCGAGCTTCACCGCATCGCACGGGCTGACGTTGAGGTTAAGGAATCGCACGCCCGGCTGGCGGAACAGCCATTTGGAGCCGGTGGTGAAATCGCTGTAGCGCGTGCCGATGCCGATGATCAGGTCCGCCTCCGCGGCCAGCAGGTTCGCCGCCAGGCAACCGGTTTCGCCCACGCCTCCGACGTTCAGCGGATGGCTGGAGACCACCGCGCTCTTGCCGGCCTGGGTTTCGGCGAACGGAATCTGGAAGCGTTCGGCAAACGCCTGCAAGGCGGCATTGGCCCCGGAATAGCGCACGCCACCGCCGCAGATGATCAGCGGCCGACGCTTGCCCTTGATCAGCGCCAGGGCGTCGTCGAGCATCGCCTCGGTGGCCGGGCGACGGTCGATCCGGTGCACGCGCTTTTGCAGGAAGTAGTCTGGGTAATCGT contains:
- a CDS encoding 3D-(3,5/4)-trihydroxycyclohexane-1,2-dione hydrolase gives rise to the protein MTTTRLTMAQALVKFLDNQYVEVDGVQSKFVAGVFTIFGHGNVLGLGQALEQDAGDLVVHQGRNEQGMAHAAIGFAKQHLRRRIYACTSSVGPGAANMLTAAATATANRIPLLLLPGDVYASRQPDPVLQQIEQFHDLSISTNDAFKAVSKYWDRINRPEQLMSAAIQAMRVLTDPAETGAVTLALPQDVQAEAYDYPDYFLQKRVHRIDRRPATEAMLDDALALIKGKRRPLIICGGGVRYSGANAALQAFAERFQIPFAETQAGKSAVVSSHPLNVGGVGETGCLAANLLAAEADLIIGIGTRYSDFTTGSKWLFRQPGVRFLNLNVSPCDAVKLDGVQLLADARVGLEALAGVLGDYRAEWGGQVADAKARLDAEVDRVYQADYQAEDFVPEVRDHLDPAVFREFIELTGSCLTQSRVLGTLNESLADDAIIVAAAGSLPGDLQRSWRSKGVNTYHLEYGYSCMGYEVNAALGVKLAEPDKEVYALVGDGSYMMLHSELATSIQERRKINVVLLDNMTFGCINNLQMGNGMDSFATEFRFRNPDTGKLDGGFVPVDFAMSAAAYGCKTYKVRTLDELHAALADARLQTVSTLIDIKVLPKTMIHSYLSWWRVGVAQVSTSARTDAAAKALNERLAEARQY
- a CDS encoding D-ribose transporter ATP-binding protein (with RbsBCD acts to import ribose into the cell; RbsA contains 2 ATP-binding domain); its protein translation is MFASATASSTPAMSVQPGVIPDEPYLLEVVNVSKGFPGVVALSDVQLRVRPGSVLALMGENGAGKSTLMKIIAGIYQPDAGELRLRGRPVTFDTPLAALQAGIAMIHQELNLMPHMSIAENIWIGREQLNGLHMIDHGEMHRCTARLLERLRINLDPEEQVGNLSIAERQMVEIAKAVSYDSDVLIMDEPTSAITETEVAHLFSIIADLKAEGKGIIYITHKMNEVFAIADEVAVFRDGAYIGLQRADSMDGDSLISMMVGRELSQLFPVREKPIGERVLSVRDLSLDGIFKGVSFDLHAGEILGIAGLMGSGRTNVAEAIFGITPATGGEILLDDQPVRISDPHMAIEKGFALLTEDRKLSGLFPCLSVLENMEMAVLPHYVGNGFIQQKALRALCEDMCKKLRVKTPSLEQCIDTLSGGNQQKALLARWLMTNPRILILDEPTRGIDVGAKAEIYRLIAYLASEGMAVIMISSELPEVLGMSDRVMVMHEGDLMGTLDRSEASQERVMQLASGLS
- a CDS encoding chemotaxis protein; this translates as MATEGSLAGAVPASVPVTKGLARWLTPTLQSLALTLLLCGMTLGGWSLYLGLPLVMLIVWLPRLRSRVATVQAPATDRLSELTRDLSYTTSHNALSAAGVAYSVKQLAGKVQSQLDAAARIVSNAESMIATEQATSHLSQQALGAASEAHRSSVAGRSELVESISRMHQLSQRANDSRELIEALSVRSDEIQRVSLVIQSIASQTNLLALNAAIEAARAGEHGRGFAVVADEVRGLAGRTAAATGEVGVMVADIQQRTAQVVEQIRQLADDLDSGVQQVEHTGQHLENIARLAEGVETQVGAIAQGTDANREQLDSLFHAIEQMRGDLSISDQQTQRLAEAAVQMEGQAESISERLAEVGLDDYHQRVYDLAREGASQIAAQFEADIDQGRVSLDDLFDRNYQAIPNTQPAKFQTRFDRYTDQVLPPIQEPLLARHEGLVFAIACTQQGYVPTHNKVFSQPLTGDPQVDTLNNRTKRKFSDRTGIRCGSHQQPVLLQTYTRDTGELMHDLSVPIMVKGRHWGGLRLGYKPEKAR
- a CDS encoding rhizopine-binding protein translates to MKTKTRIASLALSLMLTSGAALADLKIGVSMSQFDDTWLTYLRESMDKKAKSLPDGVSLQFEDARSDVVKQLSQVESFISQKVDAIIVNPVDTAATQRITKAAVAAGIPLVYVNRRPDDLKLPAGVVTVASDDLEAGRMQMQYLAEKMGGKGNIVILLGDLANNSTTNRTKGVKEVLAKYPGIKIEQEQTGTWLRDKGMTLVNDWLTQGREFQAVVANNDEMAIGAAMALKGAGKEKGSVLIAGVDGTPDGLNAVKKGEMAVSVFQDAKGQADGSIDTAVKMVKKQPVEPAVWVPYRLITPENVDQFK
- a CDS encoding conjugal transfer protein TraR, with amino-acid sequence MTKEKLLAMPADDYMNAEQLAFFTKLLQNMKVETHERIEQNRIAIESLDTPADPADAASVEEERTWLVNAIDRDQRMLPQLEQALDRINDDSFGWCDDSGEPIGLKRLLISPTTKYCIEAQERHEQIDKHQRQA
- a CDS encoding ABC transporter; this translates as MNAILENKPAAAPARTRRRLPTELSIFLVLIGIGLVFELFGWIMRDQSFLMNSQRLVLMILQVSIIGLLAIGVTQVIITTGIDLSSGSVLALSAMIAASLAQTSDFARAVFPSLTDLPAWIPVVAGLGVGLLAGAINGSIIAITGIPPFIATLGMMVSARGLARYYTEGQPVSMLSDSYTAIGHGAMPVIIFLVVAVIFHIALRYTKYGKYTYAIGGNMQAARTSGINVKRHLVIVYSIAGLLAGLAGVVASARAATGQAGMGMSYELDAIAAAVIGGTSLAGGVGRITGTVIGALILGVMASGFTFVGVDAYIQDIIKGLIIVVAVVIDQYRNKRKLKR
- a CDS encoding inositol 2-dehydrogenase, producing MSLKLGVIGTGAIGQDHIRRCSQTLLNSQVVAVTDINLAQAAKVVADLNLTAEVYPDGHALIKAPDVEAILVTSWGPSHEEYVLAAIAAGKPVFCEKPLAVTAQGCRRIVDAEVAHGTRLVQVGFMRPYDEGYRALKAVIDNGQIGEPLMLHCAHRNPRVGENYKTDMAITDTLIHELDVLRWLLADDYVSVQVVFPRKTSKALAHLRDPQIVLLETVKGTRIDVEVFVNCQYGYDIQCEVVGETGIAKLPEPSQVQLRSEAKLSNAILMDWKDRFIAAYDVELQAFIDGVRAGQVGGPSAWDGFAAAVAADACIQAQQSGQIVPIELPERPRFYG
- a CDS encoding oxidoreductase, which gives rise to MRIGLVGYGKGGRFFHAPFISSLPGATFVGVVTRSAERRAQLAGDYPNARAFDTLEQLVAAGVDAVVVSTPLDSRPAVVMQAIEHGVAVVSDKPFARDAAEAEALVVAAERGKVPLSVYQNRRWDSDFLTLRKLLASGALGQVMRFESSVERYSPSSVGKGSGGGFLRDLGSHLVDQALQLFGPVARVYAELDYRTPGQVFDNGFFMSLTHVGGVVSHLSGHCLQNAPRPRFRVSGTHGCYTVDGLDGQEAQALAGLSPASAGERWGAEEHRRWGWFEHGNERERVTSERGCWMTFYQRLQSALQGGGPLPVQARDALATTRILDAARQSAEQGQVVVMSPPVGHGIKNE